One window from the genome of Jeotgalibaca sp. MA1X17-3 encodes:
- a CDS encoding energy-coupling factor ABC transporter ATP-binding protein, whose amino-acid sequence MEEIIQLKNISFTYSEEDLRPALNDVSFSINKGEWIAIIGPNGSGKSTLAKTINGLIEANSGEVVLGGVPLSTETVWDVRRKVGMVFQNPDNQFVGSTVQDDVAFGLENIGIPREQMITRVENAVEAVNMTEFIDKEPARLSGGQKQRVAIAGIIALAPDIIILDEATTMLDPKGRNEVIETILRIKEERDLTVISITHDIDEAAKANRIFVMQEGQLKQIGTPEEIFAVGADIIEMGLDIPFPEKLKYQLQRQGISVPDEYLTEEGMVDWLWKLFSVM is encoded by the coding sequence ATGGAAGAAATAATCCAATTAAAAAATATATCTTTTACTTATTCAGAAGAAGATCTTCGTCCTGCATTAAATGACGTTTCTTTTTCCATTAATAAAGGGGAATGGATTGCAATAATTGGACCGAACGGCTCTGGTAAGTCGACATTAGCAAAAACAATTAATGGTTTAATAGAAGCAAATTCTGGAGAAGTAGTATTAGGGGGAGTTCCACTTTCTACGGAAACAGTGTGGGACGTTCGTCGCAAGGTGGGAATGGTTTTTCAAAACCCAGATAATCAATTTGTTGGTTCTACAGTTCAAGATGATGTAGCCTTTGGATTAGAAAATATTGGCATTCCTCGCGAGCAAATGATTACTCGAGTAGAAAATGCTGTTGAAGCAGTAAACATGACAGAATTCATTGATAAAGAACCTGCTCGTCTTTCTGGCGGACAAAAACAACGTGTAGCGATTGCTGGGATTATTGCCTTGGCTCCCGACATTATTATTTTAGATGAAGCAACGACCATGCTGGATCCAAAAGGGCGCAATGAAGTAATCGAAACGATTTTACGGATTAAAGAAGAACGTGACCTAACCGTCATTTCTATTACCCATGATATCGATGAAGCTGCTAAAGCAAATCGTATTTTTGTAATGCAAGAAGGACAACTCAAACAAATTGGTACTCCAGAAGAAATATTTGCTGTAGGTGCAGATATTATAGAAATGGGATTAGACATCCCGTTTCCAGAAAAATTAAAATATCAGTTGCAACGTCAAGGAATTAGTGTTCCCGATGAGTACTTAACAGAAGAAGGGATGGTGGATTGGTTATGGAAATTGTTTTCCGTGATGTAG
- a CDS encoding energy-coupling factor ABC transporter ATP-binding protein, which translates to MEIVFRDVGFSYSAGTPFESRALHDVNLMIPDHGYTALIGHTGSGKSTITQHLNALLKPTEGTVTIGDLTIDSQTSNKNLKFLRKKVGIVFQFPESQLFEETVAKDIAFGPKNFGISDEEALRIVKEVLPLVGLDETFMERSPFDLSGGQMRRVAIAGVLAMQPEVLVLDEPTAGLDPEGRREIMNMFYNLHVDKGLSIILVTHQMDDVASYADHVVIIEKGTVVKMGTPDEVFLDADWLQEKQLGLPSSLQFLKMFSEKTGIDFGTQRPLGTERLAEVLLSKLQEKNPDAQTATQKEGGWNA; encoded by the coding sequence ATGGAAATTGTTTTCCGTGATGTAGGATTTTCTTATTCAGCAGGAACACCATTTGAGAGTCGTGCTTTGCATGATGTAAACTTAATGATACCGGACCACGGCTATACAGCTTTGATTGGTCATACTGGTAGCGGAAAATCGACCATTACCCAACATTTAAACGCTCTTTTGAAACCAACTGAAGGAACGGTTACCATTGGTGATCTGACTATTGATTCACAAACAAGTAATAAAAATCTGAAATTTTTACGCAAAAAAGTGGGAATTGTGTTCCAATTTCCAGAATCACAACTTTTTGAAGAAACCGTAGCAAAGGATATTGCCTTTGGGCCAAAGAACTTTGGTATATCAGACGAAGAGGCTCTTCGTATTGTGAAAGAAGTATTGCCTCTCGTTGGTTTAGATGAAACATTCATGGAGCGTTCTCCTTTTGATCTTTCAGGAGGTCAAATGCGTCGTGTCGCGATTGCTGGGGTACTAGCGATGCAACCGGAAGTGTTGGTTTTAGATGAACCAACGGCTGGGTTAGATCCAGAAGGACGTCGTGAAATTATGAATATGTTTTATAATTTACATGTAGATAAAGGACTTTCGATTATCTTGGTTACTCATCAAATGGATGATGTAGCTTCCTATGCTGATCATGTCGTTATTATTGAAAAAGGAACCGTTGTAAAAATGGGAACGCCAGATGAAGTTTTTCTAGATGCAGATTGGTTACAAGAAAAACAACTAGGGCTACCGTCTTCCTTACAATTTTTGAAGATGTTTTCCGAAAAAACAGGAATTGATTTTGGTACGCAACGACCATTGGGTACAGAGCGATTAGCCGAAGTGTTACTTTCTAAATTGCAAGAAAAAAATCCGGATGCACAAACAGCTACTCAGAAAGAAGGTGGCTGGAATGCTTGA
- a CDS encoding energy-coupling factor transporter transmembrane protein EcfT — translation MLEKMLFGRYIQGTSFVHKMDPRAKLIGAFYFIIIIFLANNWITYLAMAIFTFLCVFLSDIPIKVFINGVKPLIWLISFTVILQILFTTGGESYFSWGIIHITSFGLLNGAFIFMRFVLIIFMSTLLTLTTMPLSLTDAIESLLNPLKKWKVPVHEIALMLSIALRFVPTLMDEATKIMNAQRARGVDFGEGNIIQQMKSVTPILVPLFVSSFNRADELANAMEARGYQGGEGRTKFRLLDWQGRDNLAMAAFLLLTVLLIFLRT, via the coding sequence ATGCTTGAGAAAATGCTTTTTGGTCGATACATTCAAGGAACCTCTTTTGTTCATAAAATGGATCCACGTGCAAAGCTAATAGGTGCTTTTTATTTTATTATTATCATTTTCTTAGCAAACAACTGGATTACCTATTTAGCAATGGCAATATTCACGTTCCTTTGTGTCTTTTTATCGGATATTCCTATAAAAGTATTTATTAATGGCGTGAAACCGTTGATTTGGTTGATATCTTTTACGGTTATATTACAAATCCTCTTTACAACTGGGGGAGAAAGTTACTTTAGTTGGGGAATCATTCATATTACTTCCTTTGGATTATTAAATGGAGCCTTTATCTTTATGCGTTTTGTGCTCATTATTTTTATGTCTACATTGCTTACGTTAACAACGATGCCTCTATCATTAACGGATGCAATTGAATCCCTACTGAATCCATTAAAAAAATGGAAAGTACCGGTACATGAGATTGCATTGATGCTTTCCATCGCCTTGCGCTTTGTCCCTACATTAATGGATGAAGCAACCAAAATTATGAATGCACAACGAGCTCGAGGTGTGGACTTTGGAGAGGGAAATATTATCCAACAAATGAAGTCTGTAACACCGATTTTGGTACCTCTGTTTGTAAGCTCATTTAATCGTGCAGATGAACTGGCAAATGCTATGGAAGCAAGAGGATACCAAGGAGGAGAAGGGCGTACAAAATTCCGTCTGCTTGATTGGCAAGGACGCGATAATCTAGCAATGGCGGCTTTTCTACTCCTTACGGTCCTGTTAATATTTTTACGAACATAA
- the truA gene encoding tRNA pseudouridine(38-40) synthase TruA: protein MPIQRYKCTVQYDGTNYVGYQIQKNGNSVQAEIQKALKKMFKGHTIPIQGSGRTDSGVHACGQVIHFDCPVDIEPVHLQRALNSILPADILILEAEQVSQDFHSRFGAKGKKYVYRVDLNRFPDPFKRLYTLHHPYQINLENLQEALAKVVGEHDFTSFCSTKTTKENKVRTVYEASCRIDKEKNELVFTFVGNGFLYNMVRIFVGTGLQIADGMRPVEEMDRLLKVKDRNEAGPTASGQGLYLMEVYYDDQFKEKY, encoded by the coding sequence ATGCCGATCCAACGATACAAATGTACAGTTCAATATGATGGAACCAATTATGTGGGGTATCAAATACAAAAAAATGGGAATAGTGTCCAAGCTGAAATTCAAAAAGCACTAAAAAAGATGTTCAAAGGACACACGATTCCAATACAAGGATCTGGTCGAACGGATTCAGGAGTTCATGCTTGTGGACAAGTGATTCATTTTGATTGTCCAGTTGATATTGAACCAGTTCACCTACAAAGAGCTCTCAATAGCATACTTCCAGCAGATATCTTAATTCTAGAAGCAGAACAAGTCAGTCAAGACTTTCACTCTCGTTTCGGAGCAAAAGGAAAAAAATATGTGTATCGGGTCGATTTAAATCGATTTCCCGATCCATTTAAACGACTCTATACGCTACACCATCCTTATCAAATTAATCTAGAAAATTTACAAGAAGCATTGGCTAAAGTAGTCGGCGAACATGATTTTACTAGTTTTTGTTCGACAAAAACGACGAAAGAAAATAAGGTACGAACGGTTTATGAAGCATCTTGTCGAATCGATAAAGAAAAAAATGAACTAGTTTTTACCTTTGTTGGGAATGGATTTCTTTATAATATGGTCCGGATTTTTGTAGGAACTGGACTCCAAATTGCGGATGGGATGCGACCCGTGGAAGAAATGGATCGACTCTTGAAAGTAAAGGACCGTAACGAAGCGGGACCTACTGCTTCAGGCCAAGGACTCTACTTAATGGAAGTGTATTATGATGACCAATTTAAGGAAAAGTATTGA
- a CDS encoding acryloyl-CoA reductase, with protein sequence MESFKALWATAKGESDIQLEVKPTKKTELQEGSVLIKVHYSSVNYKDGLAATNSKSGVVRNYPFILGIDLSGEVAESQTDLLEVGDQVIVTNYGLGVSQYGGYSEYARVPAEWVIPLPKGLSVRESMILGTAGFTAGESIVALEEQGMDVANGPVLIRGASGGLGGMAIKMLKNLNYTTIAESRKKDTESDYLHSLGADEIISPDEGQLPKKRPLAKQRWQAIIDPVGGDSLADYLAQLQYGGSVALSGNAGGINFQATVLPFILRGIKLLGIDSVEYPMEKRLALWNRLGSDLKPNDLEKMIDYEVRLEELPNAFQKIMAGNMKGRILVKVIED encoded by the coding sequence ATGGAATCATTTAAAGCTTTATGGGCAACTGCAAAAGGTGAAAGTGACATTCAATTAGAAGTTAAACCAACTAAGAAAACAGAACTGCAAGAAGGTTCGGTGTTAATAAAGGTACATTACTCCAGTGTGAATTATAAAGATGGACTAGCAGCTACAAATTCAAAAAGTGGAGTAGTTCGAAACTATCCATTCATATTAGGAATTGATTTGAGTGGAGAAGTAGCAGAATCCCAAACAGACTTATTAGAAGTTGGCGATCAAGTGATCGTAACAAATTATGGCTTAGGAGTGTCCCAATATGGCGGTTACAGCGAATATGCACGTGTTCCAGCTGAATGGGTGATTCCATTACCAAAAGGCCTTAGCGTGCGAGAATCGATGATTCTAGGGACAGCTGGCTTTACAGCAGGTGAATCGATTGTTGCATTAGAAGAACAAGGGATGGATGTAGCAAATGGTCCGGTCTTGATTCGTGGAGCTTCTGGTGGTTTAGGTGGTATGGCGATAAAAATGTTGAAAAACTTGAATTATACAACCATCGCTGAATCGCGTAAAAAGGACACGGAGAGCGATTATTTACATTCCTTAGGTGCAGACGAGATCATTAGTCCAGATGAAGGACAGCTACCTAAAAAGCGCCCTCTAGCTAAACAAAGATGGCAAGCCATCATTGATCCAGTAGGAGGAGACTCTCTCGCCGATTACTTAGCACAATTACAATACGGTGGCTCTGTAGCATTAAGCGGAAATGCAGGCGGTATAAATTTTCAAGCTACTGTTTTACCATTTATATTAAGAGGGATTAAACTGTTGGGAATTGATTCGGTAGAGTATCCAATGGAAAAACGATTGGCACTTTGGAATCGTTTGGGTAGTGATTTGAAACCGAACGACTTAGAAAAGATGATTGATTATGAAGTTCGTCTAGAAGAATTACCGAATGCTTTCCAGAAAATAATGGCTGGAAACATGAAGGGGAGAATCCTTGTTAAGGTAATTGAAGATTAA
- the rplM gene encoding 50S ribosomal protein L13, giving the protein MRTTYMAKANENENKWFVIDATDIPLGRLSTVAATILRGKNKPTFTPHVDTGDSVIVINADKIKLTGKKASDKIYSRHSGYIGGLKQVSAGELREKNSRRLLEYSIKGMLPKNSLGAKQFTKLHVYGEDIHPHAAQKPEVLDITNLI; this is encoded by the coding sequence GTGCGTACAACATATATGGCTAAAGCCAACGAAAACGAAAACAAATGGTTTGTAATCGACGCAACTGATATCCCTTTGGGACGTCTATCAACTGTTGCAGCAACAATCCTACGTGGAAAAAATAAACCAACTTTTACTCCACACGTAGATACAGGTGATTCTGTAATTGTAATTAACGCTGATAAAATAAAACTAACAGGTAAAAAAGCAAGTGACAAGATCTATTCTCGCCACAGTGGTTACATTGGTGGACTAAAACAAGTCTCTGCTGGTGAATTACGTGAAAAGAACTCTAGAAGACTATTGGAATATTCTATCAAAGGAATGCTTCCTAAGAACTCTCTTGGAGCAAAACAATTCACTAAACTACATGTATACGGTGAAGATATTCACCCACATGCTGCACAAAAACCAGAAGTTTTAGACATCACTAACCTAATTTAA
- the rpsI gene encoding 30S ribosomal protein S9 encodes MEQAQYTGTGRRKNSTARVRLVPGTGKFIFNKKEMEEYIPFPYLYEVIKQPLNITDTLGSYDVYVNVNGGGFTGQAGAARHGISRALLQVDPDFRGPLKEAGLLTRDPRMVERKKPGLKKARKASQFSKR; translated from the coding sequence ATGGAACAAGCACAATACACCGGCACTGGCCGTCGTAAAAATTCAACTGCCCGCGTACGTTTGGTACCCGGTACAGGAAAATTCATTTTTAACAAAAAAGAGATGGAAGAATATATTCCATTCCCATACTTGTACGAAGTAATCAAACAACCATTGAACATTACAGATACTCTAGGAAGCTATGACGTATATGTAAACGTAAATGGTGGTGGATTCACTGGACAAGCTGGAGCAGCTCGTCATGGTATCTCTCGCGCATTGTTGCAAGTAGATCCTGACTTCCGCGGACCACTTAAAGAAGCTGGACTTCTAACACGTGACCCACGTATGGTTGAACGTAAAAAACCAGGTCTTAAAAAAGCTCGTAAAGCTAGCCAATTTTCAAAACGCTAA
- a CDS encoding YncE family protein — MEKLKKKRYISFALIVILVSSIVTLFILTKNGKIERLTFAEETNTEASLGSLSELKEALVAYPELYQAAFEEDDIESEENFFIIPGMDATSTMQHNHKKVDICTTMTPQGLAVNDDYLFISAYCQTKKHNSVIYMMEKRSGSLIKEIVLDGIPHVGGLAYDHSHNLLWITSEKEDTAQVITLSLTDIESYDFSDSPEPIAYTDSIDLPNIKRASTITVHENDLYVAYFNDDSESVMHRYLISTKNNTDGKLVTTLDTGKSTKEAYPDDVDKISKEIQGLAFYQEKLLLSRSAGRKKDSTLLSFNRLKENEDFTDKNISTKITMPSYLEQIAVDGEQLYLLFESGAYPYRDHGNPSIDRVIRVKIDTLFAE; from the coding sequence ATGGAAAAACTAAAGAAAAAGAGATACATCAGCTTTGCACTAATCGTCATCCTCGTTTCAAGCATCGTCACGCTCTTTATCCTCACAAAGAACGGGAAAATCGAACGGTTAACTTTTGCCGAAGAAACGAATACGGAAGCTAGTCTCGGATCATTGAGTGAACTGAAGGAAGCACTGGTTGCTTATCCAGAACTGTATCAGGCAGCTTTTGAAGAGGACGATATTGAATCGGAAGAGAATTTTTTTATCATCCCGGGAATGGATGCCACCTCGACGATGCAGCATAACCACAAAAAAGTCGATATCTGTACCACAATGACTCCACAAGGTCTGGCAGTGAATGACGATTATTTGTTCATTTCGGCTTATTGTCAAACCAAGAAACACAATTCCGTCATCTACATGATGGAAAAAAGAAGTGGTTCCTTAATCAAAGAAATCGTGCTTGATGGTATTCCGCATGTCGGCGGACTCGCCTATGATCATAGTCATAATCTACTTTGGATCACTTCAGAAAAAGAGGACACCGCGCAAGTTATTACGCTATCATTGACTGACATCGAGTCTTATGATTTTTCAGACTCCCCAGAACCTATTGCCTACACTGACAGCATCGATCTACCAAATATCAAGCGCGCTTCCACAATTACAGTCCACGAGAATGACCTCTATGTGGCTTATTTCAATGATGATAGTGAGAGCGTCATGCACCGCTACCTAATCTCTACGAAAAATAATACAGATGGAAAACTAGTCACGACGCTCGATACCGGAAAAAGTACGAAAGAAGCTTATCCAGATGACGTAGACAAGATTAGTAAAGAAATTCAAGGTCTGGCTTTTTATCAAGAAAAGCTGTTGTTATCCCGTTCTGCTGGACGCAAAAAAGATTCTACCCTACTTTCCTTCAATCGCTTGAAAGAAAACGAAGATTTCACCGATAAGAACATTAGCACCAAAATCACGATGCCGTCTTATCTTGAACAGATTGCCGTGGACGGAGAGCAACTCTACCTGCTCTTTGAATCCGGGGCCTATCCGTATCGTGACCACGGTAATCCAAGTATCGATCGCGTAATCCGAGTGAAAATCGATACGCTATTTGCGGAATGA
- a CDS encoding response regulator transcription factor translates to MMRLLLCEDEKELSDALVAILKFHNYSVDAVYDGEEALSYLESENYDGVILDIMMPKVDGISVLKEIRSKGNKVPVLLLTAKSEIDDKVLGLDTGADDYLTKPFVTKELVARVRAITRRQGEMTDSQISFANVILDRLTYELKSDKDTTKLSNKEFQVLEMLMVNPQNVIPTDRFMEKIWGYDSDSEINVVWVCISSLRKKLNTIGSFVEIKARRNIGYSLEEQ, encoded by the coding sequence ATGATGCGTTTATTACTTTGTGAAGATGAAAAAGAGCTTTCGGATGCTCTTGTAGCTATCTTAAAGTTTCATAATTATTCTGTAGATGCTGTTTATGATGGTGAAGAAGCTTTAAGTTATTTAGAAAGTGAAAATTATGATGGTGTCATACTAGATATCATGATGCCTAAAGTCGATGGAATATCAGTACTTAAAGAAATACGGAGCAAAGGAAATAAAGTACCCGTCCTTCTTTTAACAGCAAAATCTGAAATTGATGATAAAGTTTTGGGACTGGATACTGGTGCAGACGATTACTTAACGAAGCCATTCGTCACAAAAGAGTTGGTTGCACGCGTTCGTGCTATCACAAGAAGACAGGGTGAAATGACAGATTCTCAAATCAGTTTTGCCAATGTGATTTTAGATCGTTTAACCTATGAGTTGAAATCGGACAAAGATACAACGAAACTTTCAAATAAAGAGTTCCAGGTGCTGGAAATGTTAATGGTCAATCCTCAAAATGTGATTCCAACAGATCGTTTTATGGAAAAAATTTGGGGGTATGATAGTGATTCGGAAATAAATGTCGTCTGGGTATGTATATCATCCCTGAGGAAAAAATTAAATACGATTGGATCTTTCGTTGAAATAAAAGCGCGGAGAAATATAGGCTATTCTCTGGAGGAACAATGA
- a CDS encoding cell wall metabolism sensor histidine kinase WalK, giving the protein MMVEMLRRKFIVISVSAVFVVILMIGLFSNAFNYSQIGKNSEIILRILAENDGNFPEPEVQAVKPDLPPRVSPEVPFYTRFFTIKIDDQKQVMEVNTDKIASVSRENAIAYADSILKSGKKSGLADEFKYNVVTKDYGSLLIFVSLDRELEIFYSFLENSIIIGSIAIFMVFLIILIFSKKAIAPIAESYEKQKQFITDASHELKTPLTIISTNAEVIEMSSGESQWTKSIHNQVHRLSKLIESLVSLTRMDEEKNQLIKNDFSLSQVVEETAEAFLEMGLMKGKELIIRVEKEINYDGNEDSIRQLVSILLDNALKYGLKNEPILISLKRQGKKYVIQTINKSENLRIQNYDMLFERFYREDLSRNSQLEGYGIGLSIAKAIVLKHKGKITAESLDGKRMIFTIQL; this is encoded by the coding sequence ATGATGGTAGAAATGTTACGTAGAAAGTTTATTGTCATTTCTGTGAGCGCCGTTTTTGTAGTTATTCTTATGATTGGACTCTTTAGTAATGCATTCAACTATTCACAAATAGGCAAAAATTCTGAAATTATTCTAAGGATACTTGCAGAAAATGATGGTAATTTCCCTGAACCAGAAGTACAGGCTGTCAAACCTGATTTACCGCCTAGAGTATCACCAGAAGTGCCCTTTTACACCCGTTTTTTTACTATAAAAATCGATGACCAGAAACAAGTAATGGAAGTGAATACTGATAAAATTGCCTCTGTCTCTAGAGAAAATGCCATCGCCTATGCGGATAGTATTTTAAAGAGTGGAAAAAAGAGTGGTCTGGCAGATGAATTTAAATATAATGTTGTAACGAAAGACTACGGCTCTTTGCTTATCTTTGTAAGTCTTGATAGAGAATTAGAAATTTTCTACTCCTTTTTGGAAAACAGTATTATTATTGGTAGTATTGCGATTTTTATGGTCTTTTTAATCATACTAATCTTTTCTAAAAAGGCAATCGCACCAATCGCAGAAAGCTATGAAAAACAAAAACAATTTATTACCGATGCCAGCCATGAACTCAAGACCCCCCTGACGATTATTAGTACAAATGCAGAAGTGATTGAGATGAGCTCTGGCGAGAGTCAGTGGACAAAGAGTATTCATAATCAAGTGCATCGATTGTCTAAACTTATCGAAAGTCTGGTGTCACTTACGAGAATGGATGAAGAAAAAAATCAACTCATCAAGAATGACTTTTCCTTATCTCAAGTAGTAGAAGAAACAGCTGAAGCATTCTTAGAAATGGGTCTGATGAAAGGGAAAGAGCTTATAATAAGAGTTGAAAAAGAGATCAACTATGATGGGAATGAAGACTCCATTCGACAGCTTGTATCCATATTACTAGATAATGCATTAAAATATGGATTAAAAAATGAACCTATATTAATAAGTTTAAAGAGACAAGGAAAAAAATATGTTATACAGACAATAAACAAATCAGAAAATTTAAGGATCCAAAATTATGATATGCTTTTTGAGCGGTTTTATAGAGAGGATTTATCTAGAAATAGTCAGTTAGAAGGCTATGGAATTGGTTTATCTATCGCAAAAGCTATCGTACTAAAGCATAAAGGAAAAATAACTGCTGAAAGCTTGGATGGGAAGAGAATGATTTTTACCATTCAACTTTAA
- a CDS encoding polyphosphate polymerase domain-containing protein, with protein sequence MFYQIFLKDFKFILIREPILALTSRYIDLKGVKDMGYQNVFKRYELKYILTQEEKESLLQAMEKHMISDPFGKNTICNIYFDTPDKLLVRRSLEKPVYREKLRVRSYGVANPDSKVFIEIKKKYKGIVYKRRINLKEKVARSYLIEGKPLKKHNQISAEIDYLMNFYKNIEPSIFLSYDREAFYSKEDRDFRMTFDEKILARDYDISLNAGVYGEFVLPKDKVILEVKTVFGVPIWLRNFLNENHLYKTSFSKYGNTYLNMLLPKRLENTQL encoded by the coding sequence ATGTTCTATCAAATATTTTTAAAAGACTTTAAGTTCATTTTAATTAGGGAACCTATACTAGCTTTAACAAGTAGATATATTGATTTGAAAGGAGTAAAGGATATGGGCTATCAAAATGTTTTTAAGCGCTATGAATTAAAATACATTCTGACACAAGAAGAAAAGGAATCCTTGTTACAGGCTATGGAAAAACATATGATTTCTGATCCCTTCGGAAAAAATACAATTTGTAACATCTACTTTGACACGCCTGACAAATTATTAGTCCGAAGATCACTGGAGAAACCAGTTTATAGAGAAAAACTAAGGGTAAGAAGTTATGGTGTTGCAAATCCGGATAGTAAGGTTTTCATAGAAATTAAAAAGAAATATAAAGGTATCGTCTACAAACGTAGAATTAATTTGAAGGAAAAGGTAGCTAGAAGTTATTTAATAGAAGGCAAGCCTCTGAAAAAGCATAATCAAATTTCGGCCGAAATCGATTATTTAATGAATTTCTACAAAAATATTGAACCATCGATATTTTTATCCTATGACCGTGAAGCCTTTTATAGTAAAGAAGATAGAGACTTCAGAATGACATTTGATGAAAAAATTCTGGCTCGAGATTACGATATTAGCCTGAATGCGGGTGTTTACGGTGAATTCGTATTGCCAAAAGACAAAGTTATTTTGGAAGTGAAAACAGTCTTTGGTGTACCTATATGGTTACGCAATTTTCTTAATGAGAATCATTTATATAAAACATCCTTTTCCAAATATGGAAATACCTATTTAAATATGTTGTTACCGAAACGTTTAGAAAATACTCAACTATAA
- a CDS encoding DUF4956 domain-containing protein has translation MSLNNLFTGVLDSTEVAAVTLSNFIICMGTALILGLFIAIAYTYKNRYSKSFVVTLATLPAVVAVIIMMVNGNLGTGVAVAGTFSLVRFRSIPGTAKEIGAIFLAMGTGLATGMGYIGYAIAFTIIVNGVGLLYTASDFGEGKKTQRLMKITIPEDLDYTTVFNDLFVEYTDNAELISIKTSNMGSLFKLTYDLVLIDVKKEKEFMDALRCRNANLEITVAKPSSFANEL, from the coding sequence ATGTCACTTAATAATTTATTTACTGGTGTTTTGGATAGTACAGAGGTAGCTGCTGTTACCTTATCAAATTTTATAATCTGTATGGGGACGGCGCTAATATTAGGATTGTTTATAGCAATTGCTTATACCTATAAAAATAGATATTCAAAAAGTTTTGTTGTGACCTTAGCGACTTTACCAGCTGTCGTTGCAGTAATCATAATGATGGTAAATGGTAATTTGGGGACAGGTGTGGCAGTTGCGGGGACATTTAGCTTGGTAAGATTCAGATCAATACCAGGAACAGCTAAGGAAATCGGTGCCATATTTTTAGCTATGGGAACAGGTCTTGCAACGGGTATGGGTTATATCGGTTATGCCATTGCCTTTACTATCATTGTAAATGGCGTGGGATTACTCTACACAGCAAGTGACTTTGGGGAAGGTAAAAAAACACAAAGATTGATGAAAATTACCATACCTGAAGATTTAGATTACACAACTGTTTTTAATGATTTATTTGTAGAATATACTGATAATGCTGAGTTAATTAGTATTAAAACAAGCAATATGGGTAGTCTCTTTAAACTTACTTACGATTTGGTACTTATAGATGTAAAAAAAGAGAAAGAGTTTATGGATGCATTAAGATGCCGTAATGCAAATCTTGAAATCACTGTGGCAAAACCATCTAGTTTTGCAAATGAATTGTAA